A genomic stretch from Gemmatimonadaceae bacterium includes:
- the aroQ gene encoding type II 3-dehydroquinate dehydratase: MRIAVINGPNLNLLGVREPSVYGTETLDDVERQLQAVARELGATLEFVQRNGEGELIEYIHGLRGRVDGALVNAGAYSHSSLAIRDALTGVAMPFVEVHITNVYGREPERRHSMLAPAAIGVVCGLGTYGYELALRGLAAKLSARASTGNVARV, from the coding sequence GTGAGGATCGCCGTCATAAACGGACCGAACCTCAATCTTCTCGGGGTGCGAGAGCCGTCGGTGTACGGAACCGAGACGCTCGATGATGTCGAGCGCCAACTGCAAGCCGTGGCGCGCGAGCTTGGCGCGACGCTCGAGTTCGTGCAGCGGAACGGGGAAGGGGAGCTCATTGAATACATTCATGGGCTCCGTGGTCGCGTTGATGGCGCGCTCGTGAATGCTGGAGCGTACAGTCATTCCAGTCTCGCTATTCGGGATGCATTGACCGGCGTCGCGATGCCATTTGTCGAAGTGCACATAACGAACGTCTATGGACGCGAGCCCGAGCGCCGTCACTCGATGCTGGCGCCGGCGGCGATCGGCGTCGTGTGTGGCCTGGGCACCTACGGCTACGAGCTCGCGCTCCGCGGCCTTGCCGCGAAATTGTCGGCACGCGCGTCGACGGGAAACGTCGCGCGTGTCTGA
- a CDS encoding tetratricopeptide repeat protein yields the protein MAGPSRIDELRKKFDENPRRYFAPLANEYRKSGDFEQAIFICQEFLPQQPGHMSGHIVYGQALFETGRHDEARSVFETALALDPENLIALRHLGDIARARGDNETARDWYRRVLESDPRNEEIVGILTSLDTDGGTAPPAAAPQQENAAGESEGGSLQVESAISSASPGTAAPSPSAAPAGPSESNFDDLAKLFTASSPSGLASGPLQLIHEGEDLLGHPDEHTSADAQPIRGAASSSGAPPFARDEENAPSGFHASFLDGLTNEAPPAEPAPAPKQAAPQAPPPPQQQPASAPAAPPSDASSAFVTETMAELYVKQGHLDEALEVYRRLLKLHPDDANLAARASALEQDRDGRLRGVPAVPSPAPEVVADAGPTIREFLGQIAESRPRGSRSPDDFAPAIPNSVPEARSAAPAATVGGSIHNLFTDAEQRPRADQVGQTNHDATAASASHDRAAAEPSLGGRPATPAATELSLDHVFRHATPATGSGAQAGFSFDQFFSQQAQQDVTASDAEPSSEAGAGQPDDIQQFNAWLEGLKKT from the coding sequence CGCGCCACTCGCCAACGAGTACCGCAAGAGCGGCGACTTCGAGCAGGCCATCTTCATCTGTCAGGAGTTCCTGCCGCAGCAGCCGGGCCACATGAGCGGCCACATCGTGTACGGCCAAGCCCTGTTCGAAACTGGCCGGCACGACGAAGCTCGCAGCGTATTCGAGACCGCGCTCGCGCTCGATCCCGAAAATCTCATTGCCCTCCGCCACCTTGGCGACATCGCGCGGGCGCGCGGGGACAACGAGACTGCCCGTGATTGGTACCGCCGCGTCCTCGAATCTGATCCACGCAATGAGGAAATCGTAGGAATCCTTACGTCGCTCGACACCGACGGCGGCACCGCGCCGCCCGCCGCAGCCCCACAGCAGGAAAATGCAGCAGGCGAGTCGGAGGGTGGTTCGCTCCAAGTCGAGTCTGCGATTAGTTCTGCGTCGCCCGGGACTGCAGCTCCGTCACCATCTGCGGCGCCCGCAGGACCCTCGGAAAGCAACTTCGACGACTTGGCCAAGCTGTTCACGGCCTCATCCCCGTCGGGGTTGGCGAGTGGGCCATTGCAGCTCATCCATGAGGGCGAGGATCTCCTTGGTCACCCGGACGAGCACACCAGCGCGGATGCGCAGCCGATTCGCGGTGCGGCTTCCTCGTCAGGCGCTCCGCCGTTCGCCAGGGATGAGGAGAATGCGCCATCGGGATTCCATGCTTCGTTCCTGGACGGCCTAACGAACGAAGCGCCGCCCGCCGAGCCAGCACCTGCGCCGAAGCAAGCGGCGCCGCAAGCGCCCCCTCCACCACAGCAACAGCCAGCTTCAGCGCCCGCTGCGCCGCCGAGCGATGCGAGCAGCGCCTTCGTCACTGAGACGATGGCAGAGCTGTACGTCAAGCAAGGGCATCTCGACGAGGCGCTCGAGGTCTATCGCAGGCTGCTGAAGCTGCACCCTGACGACGCCAATCTCGCCGCTCGAGCCAGCGCGCTCGAGCAAGACCGCGACGGACGCCTCCGTGGGGTGCCAGCGGTTCCGTCGCCCGCACCCGAGGTCGTCGCGGACGCAGGACCGACGATTCGCGAGTTTCTCGGCCAGATCGCCGAGTCCAGGCCGCGAGGCAGTCGTTCGCCGGACGATTTCGCGCCGGCCATCCCCAACAGCGTGCCGGAAGCGCGTTCGGCTGCGCCCGCCGCGACCGTGGGAGGATCGATTCATAACTTGTTCACCGACGCCGAACAGCGGCCGCGGGCCGATCAGGTCGGTCAAACCAACCACGATGCAACCGCTGCGTCTGCCTCGCATGATCGCGCGGCAGCAGAGCCCTCGTTGGGCGGGAGACCAGCGACGCCTGCCGCAACGGAGCTCTCCCTCGATCACGTCTTTCGTCATGCGACGCCGGCAACGGGAAGCGGCGCCCAGGCGGGCTTCTCTTTTGACCAGTTCTTTTCGCAGCAGGCGCAGCAGGACGTCACGGCCAGCGACGCGGAGCCGTCGTCTGAGGCGGGCGCTGGGCAGCCGGACGACATCCAGCAATTCAACGCATGGCTCGAGGGGTTGAAGAAGACGTGA